The nucleotide sequence ATATCCAGCCTACTCAACCAAGGTCCAGTTCGGATACTTTGAACTCTGAACTTACTTTTTCGACCTTTGTCGTGGGGAAAAACTCAGAGTTTGCCCATGCAGCCTGTTTTAACGTCGCCCGAAACCCAGGGGCCGATGATTACAACCCTCTCTATATATATGGACCGGTCGGAATGGGTAAAACCCATCTTTTGCATGCGGCTGGGAATTATATTCGCGAACAATATCAGCAACTTAGAATTACCTACATCTCGGCAGAACGCTTTATGAATGAATGTATTTCTGCCATCCGTCGCCATGAAATGGATAAGTTCCGCCAGAAGTACCGTGAAAACTCGGACATCCTTTTGGTGGACGACGTTCAGTTCATCGCCCGGGGTGAGGCCGTTCAGGAAGAATTCTTCCACACCGTGAACAGCTTCATCGACAGCCGCAAACAGGTCATCTTGGCCAGCGATCGTATGCCCAAGGATATCCATGGCCTTGAAGACCGCAGCCGCACCCGTCTGGAGCGTGGCTTAATTGCAGACATCACCATGCCGGATCTGGAGACCCGTATTGCGATCCTTCGCTACAAAGCTGAAAAATTCAACGTGCGCCTGCCTGAAGACGTCGTGAACTACATAGCCAGAATATCCAAACGTTCCATCAGAGAGCTTGAAGGCAATCTGAAGAAGGTGAAGATGTTCTCCGAACTTCAGGGTCTGCCGATTGATCATGAACTGGTGAAGCGTATTTTGGCCCACCACGAAACTCAAAGCACGATTTCTGTGGAAGAGATTATGAAGCTTGTGGCAGATCATTTTAAAGTGCGTGTTTTGGACCTTAAATCTTCAACCAGAGCCAAGCCGATTGTCGTTCCACGTCAAATCGCGATGTATCTGATTAAGAAGTTCCTGGATAAATCTTTGGTGGATATCGGCAAGTCTTTCGGAGGCAAAGATCACACAACTGTGATGAATGCTCTGGAACGGGTTAAGAATCTACAGGCGGCGGACCAGGATATCGCCAAAGATATCGAAGACTTGGAACAAAGAATCCACAATATCACAGGGGTGTGAATGTGGACTGTGGAAAGAGTTGTGGAAGAGTTTGGGGCTTAAAATGTGGATCTGAGTTACCCCCAAAAAAGGCTCAAAAACTGCAAAGTTGTACAGAGTCTTTATCCACAAATGTTTTTTAGTGTTTACATGGACTTAGGGGATTTGTTAGGTTTTCCACGCCCCTACTACTACTACTAGATATTTATATATATAGAATTAGATAATAAGAGCGTTCAAAAGAGGGTCTTTCATGAAATTAGAGATTGATAAGCGAGATCTGTTAAGTCTTATCGGAAAAACACAGAACATTGTTGAGAAGCGCAACACCATGCCCATCCTCATCAACGTTTTGCTGGAAGCTGATCAGAACACTTTGAAAGTTTTTGCAACCGATCTGGAAGTAAGCCTTACCGATCAGATCAAAGTTCAAGTTCACCAGGCTGGTAAAGTGGCCGTCAGTGCAAAAAGTCTTTTCGACATTGCCAAGGAACTTTCTGAAGGTCCGATCACTTTGATCAAAAAAGAAAACAACTGGCTTGAAATCAAACAAGGCAAGTACACTTCCAAAATCGTTGGTATCTCTGCTGAAGAATATCCGATCTTCCCTACTTACAATTCTCAAGCCTTCATCAAAATTCACGCTCAGGTGCTGAAAGAGATGATTGATAAAACGATTTACTCTGTTTCCACAGACGAGACTCGTTACCACCTGAACGGTGTGTTTTTTGAATTGAATCCGCAGACAGGTTTCAAAATGGTTGCGACCGATGGTCACCGTATGAGCCTGGTAAACAAACCTTCCGAGGACATCAAGGTTAACGCCACTCAAGGTGTGATCATTCCGCGCAAAGGTTTGCACGAAATCAAAAAAATTCTTGAAAGCATCGACGGCACCGTGGAAATAGCTGTGGAAGGCTCCCAATTCGTATTGAAACATTCATCAACAATTCTGATGATTCGTTTGATCGAAGGAAAGTACCCGAATTATCAACAGTTTATTCCACAGAAGCTTCCGCAAAAAGTGATGATCAGCCGAGATGCATTCCTGACTTCACTAAAGCGTGTGTCTTTGTTGGCGAATCAGAAATCCAAGGCGGTGTTGTTGAATCTTTCCAACGGCCGTATGGAGATTTCCTCGAACAATCCGGAACTGGGTGATGCGAAGGAAGAGATCGAAGTGGATTACATGGGCGGCGAAATCAAAATCGGTTTCAATGCAAAGTACATCACCGACATTCTGACCAGTATGAACCAGGACAAAATTGATTTCGAACTGAATGATCATCTTTCACCAGGATTGATGAGACCTCACAACGACCAGACTTACACCTGCGTTGTGATGCCAATGAGAATCTAATGATTTTCGAAAAACTGCGTCTGGTTAATTTCCGAAATTATCGGGACGTGGTTTTGTCCTTCTCTCCGCGAGTGAATGTTTTCCTCGGAGAGAACGGACAGGGTAAAACTAATCTCCTTGAGGCGATGTACATGATCTCTCAAGGGGACTCCTTCCGCTACTCTGACAACTCCACCCTGATCAACTCGAACACATCTGAGTCGGTTATCCAGGCGCTGATTACTCAGAACGATCTTCATTACAAACTGAAGTTAGGTCTTTCAAAAAGCCGCAAGGTTTTAACTTTGAACGACAAGCGTGTGAATTCGGCCGACATCCGAAAAATTTTTGCCAGTGTTGTGTTCAGTCCAGAAAGTCTTTCTTCGATCAAAGAAGGGGCTGACCACCGCCGTGAACTGGTGGATGAGCTGCTGGTGACTTTTGACCGGAAAAACGCCCATTTGATTGCCGATTACCGAAAAGCGCTTAAAACGCGCAACAAGATCCTGAAGAACTTTTTGGAGGGTTTGCAGGACAAAGTGGTCACCGAGAACCTTTTGGAGTCTCTAAACCCCCAATTTGTGCGTTTAGCGACCGATTTGACCCATGCCCGCATCACGGCATTGCAGGGACTTTCCAAAGACTTCAATAATGCCATGCAGTATATTTCTGGCAATTCCACTGTGGATATCTCGGTGGAATACCTTGTTTCTGATCAAAACGCGGTGAGTTTCACACGTGAAGAAGTCGAAAATGCAATCACAAAACGACTTCGTGAACTGCATGATGCGGAGCTCTCAAGCGGGACAAGTTTGGTGGGTCCTCATAAGCACGATATTGTGTTCCTATATGGGCAAAAAGACTCACGATTTTTCTGTAGCCAGGGGCAGCAGAGAGCGATCATTCTTTCTTTCAAAATGGCCCAAATTGTGTATCATAGGAAGGCTCACGGGACCTATCCTGTGCTGATGTTGGACGACGTACTTTCCGAGCTTGATAAAGCCAAAAGAGATGCACTGATTACGTTCTTACACGAGATCAATACGCAGATTTTTGTGACAACCACGGATTTCACATTGCCCGATTCTTTCAGCCTCGATCAGCTTTCCGTTGTGCGCATCAAGGATGGCCAAATTCTTGAGTAGCACTTTTCAGTTTTCAAACTGGAAGTGAATGATGAACGCGACGCCTTCGAGAGTGAATTTTCACGGTACCGAGGGGTATGCAAAGCAATGAGGGGTTCCCAGTGTCAGCAGAAGAACAAAAATCCTATTCGGCCGATTCAATTCAGGTTCTAGAAGGTCTTGAGGCAGTTCGTAAGCGTCCCGGTATGTATATCGGTGATACCGCTTTCAAAGGCTACCATCACCTTGTGTATGAAATTGTGGATAACTCGGTAGACGAACACTTGGCTGGCTACTGCAAAAAAATCAGTGTCTCCATCAACGCCGATGAATCCATCACTGTCGAAGATGACGGTCGTGGTATTCCGGTTGCTACTCAGAAACAAACCGGCAAATCTGCGCTTGAGCTGGTTATGACCGTTCTGCACGCCGGTGGTAAATTCGACGGCGGCGGTTATAAAGTATCCGGTGGTTTGCATGGCGTGGGTGCTTCTGTTGTGAATGCACTTTCTGACCGTGTGTCTGTTGAAGTTCAACGTGATGGTCACTTCTGGAGACAAAACTACGAGCGCGGGAAAATCCTGGCGCCGGTGGCTCAGGGTGAAACCACCACAAAAACCGGAACGAAGGTGACTTTCAAACCGGATCGCACAATCTTCAAAGATGAAACTTTGAGCTACGACTTCACCACTTTGGCGAATCGTTTCCGTGAATTGGCGTTCCTGAATGCGGGCCTGCATATTTCTTTGACCGATGAACGTAACGGCAAAAAGCAGGACTTCCAGTATTCAGAAGGTGTGGCTGAATTCGTGAAGTACATGAATCAGTCCAAAAAATCCCTGCACAATGAAGTGGTTTACTTCAAAGGCGAAAAAGACAACGTCGAAGTTGAAATCGCGATGCAGTGGAATGATTCCTATTCTGAATCTGTTTTCACATATTGCAACAACATCAACACACATGAAGGTGGTACTCACCTTGTTGGTTTCCGTGCCGCTTTGACCCGTACGACGAATGCGTATGCGACGGAAAAGAATCTTCTGAAAGATCTGAAAGCCAACCTTGAGGGTGAAGACATCCGTGAAGGTCTGGCAGCAGTTATCTCTGTAAAGGTTCGTGAACCACAGTTTGAAGGTCAGACAAAAACAAAACTGGGTAATGCCGAAGTAAAAGGTATTGTTGAAACCCTGGTAAATGAAAAACTGGCTGACTGGATGGACCGCAATCCATCAGTTGCAAAAAACATCATCATGAAATGCGTGGAATCCGCGCGTGCCCGTGAAGCTGCCAGAAAAGCCCGTGATCTGACTCGTCGTAAGACGGTTTTGGATGGCGGTTCCCTGCCAGGCAAAATGGCGGACTGTCAGGAACGTGACCCGGCTCTTTGTGAACTGTACCTGGTGGAGGGTGACTCCGCAGGTGGTTCCGCGAAGCAGGGACGCGATCGTCGTACCCAGGCGATTTTGCCGTTGAAAGGTAAAATCCTGAACGTCGAAAAAGCGCGTTTTGACAAAATCATTTCCTCTGAAGAGATCAAAGTCATCATCTCTGCATTGGGTACCGGTATCGGTAAAGACAACGTGAACGTGGATAAAATCCGCTATCACAAAATCATCATCATGACCGATGCCGACGTCGATGGATCCCACATCATGACTTTGCTTTTGACGTTCTTCTATCGTCAGATGCCTTTGGTGCTTGAGCGTGGTTATGTGTATATCGCGCAACCACCGTTGTACCGTGCGAAAAAAGGCAAAGAGGAAACTTACCTGAAAAATGAAGCGGCTTTGACTGAGTATCTTCTGAGCTCGGGCCTTGGTAATTTCAAAATCAAAGGCAAGGAATCCCTGCCGGAAAAAGATCTGCGTCAGTTGATCCTGAACATCCAGCGCTTCAATGACCTTCTGCGTGTTTCTTCCAAGAAATACGACAAAGATGTGCTGTACTTCCTGCTAAGCAAAGTGACTGATTTTGAGAAGACCTTCACGGATGCGAAAAAAATCGAACAGGTTCTTACCGACCTGGGTGCGTGGGTTAACTCTGATCAGACTTTGGGTATCACCGAATACAAAGGCGAAGTTAAGACCGAAGCTGAAACCGGAAAAATGTATGCTGACATCTACACTGTTCGTTACGCAGACCGCATGACAACAAAATTCAGCACAGACAATCTGCGTTCTTCCGAGATCATCGAGCTTAGAAAAATCTGGGCCGATATTCAGGCGATCAGCACTTTGCCTTTGACGATTCTTGAAGGTGAAAACGAAGTTCA is from Bdellovibrio bacteriovorus str. Tiberius and encodes:
- the dnaA gene encoding chromosomal replication initiator protein DnaA encodes the protein MKSRNDNNKLLDTWLDPIEYVSTTGSADRPRLVLGVPNALHQYFVIENLQDKIYTEISDTYGKPFEVEFSITGNKINSHIETSTTPDEVLSGSEILQAQLARAQNIQPTQPRSSSDTLNSELTFSTFVVGKNSEFAHAACFNVARNPGADDYNPLYIYGPVGMGKTHLLHAAGNYIREQYQQLRITYISAERFMNECISAIRRHEMDKFRQKYRENSDILLVDDVQFIARGEAVQEEFFHTVNSFIDSRKQVILASDRMPKDIHGLEDRSRTRLERGLIADITMPDLETRIAILRYKAEKFNVRLPEDVVNYIARISKRSIRELEGNLKKVKMFSELQGLPIDHELVKRILAHHETQSTISVEEIMKLVADHFKVRVLDLKSSTRAKPIVVPRQIAMYLIKKFLDKSLVDIGKSFGGKDHTTVMNALERVKNLQAADQDIAKDIEDLEQRIHNITGV
- the dnaN gene encoding DNA polymerase III subunit beta, whose translation is MKLEIDKRDLLSLIGKTQNIVEKRNTMPILINVLLEADQNTLKVFATDLEVSLTDQIKVQVHQAGKVAVSAKSLFDIAKELSEGPITLIKKENNWLEIKQGKYTSKIVGISAEEYPIFPTYNSQAFIKIHAQVLKEMIDKTIYSVSTDETRYHLNGVFFELNPQTGFKMVATDGHRMSLVNKPSEDIKVNATQGVIIPRKGLHEIKKILESIDGTVEIAVEGSQFVLKHSSTILMIRLIEGKYPNYQQFIPQKLPQKVMISRDAFLTSLKRVSLLANQKSKAVLLNLSNGRMEISSNNPELGDAKEEIEVDYMGGEIKIGFNAKYITDILTSMNQDKIDFELNDHLSPGLMRPHNDQTYTCVVMPMRI
- the recF gene encoding DNA replication/repair protein RecF (All proteins in this family for which functions are known are DNA-binding proteins that assist the filamentation of RecA onto DNA for the initiation of recombination or recombinational repair.), with the translated sequence MIFEKLRLVNFRNYRDVVLSFSPRVNVFLGENGQGKTNLLEAMYMISQGDSFRYSDNSTLINSNTSESVIQALITQNDLHYKLKLGLSKSRKVLTLNDKRVNSADIRKIFASVVFSPESLSSIKEGADHRRELVDELLVTFDRKNAHLIADYRKALKTRNKILKNFLEGLQDKVVTENLLESLNPQFVRLATDLTHARITALQGLSKDFNNAMQYISGNSTVDISVEYLVSDQNAVSFTREEVENAITKRLRELHDAELSSGTSLVGPHKHDIVFLYGQKDSRFFCSQGQQRAIILSFKMAQIVYHRKAHGTYPVLMLDDVLSELDKAKRDALITFLHEINTQIFVTTTDFTLPDSFSLDQLSVVRIKDGQILE
- the gyrB gene encoding DNA topoisomerase (ATP-hydrolyzing) subunit B gives rise to the protein MQSNEGFPVSAEEQKSYSADSIQVLEGLEAVRKRPGMYIGDTAFKGYHHLVYEIVDNSVDEHLAGYCKKISVSINADESITVEDDGRGIPVATQKQTGKSALELVMTVLHAGGKFDGGGYKVSGGLHGVGASVVNALSDRVSVEVQRDGHFWRQNYERGKILAPVAQGETTTKTGTKVTFKPDRTIFKDETLSYDFTTLANRFRELAFLNAGLHISLTDERNGKKQDFQYSEGVAEFVKYMNQSKKSLHNEVVYFKGEKDNVEVEIAMQWNDSYSESVFTYCNNINTHEGGTHLVGFRAALTRTTNAYATEKNLLKDLKANLEGEDIREGLAAVISVKVREPQFEGQTKTKLGNAEVKGIVETLVNEKLADWMDRNPSVAKNIIMKCVESARAREAARKARDLTRRKTVLDGGSLPGKMADCQERDPALCELYLVEGDSAGGSAKQGRDRRTQAILPLKGKILNVEKARFDKIISSEEIKVIISALGTGIGKDNVNVDKIRYHKIIIMTDADVDGSHIMTLLLTFFYRQMPLVLERGYVYIAQPPLYRAKKGKEETYLKNEAALTEYLLSSGLGNFKIKGKESLPEKDLRQLILNIQRFNDLLRVSSKKYDKDVLYFLLSKVTDFEKTFTDAKKIEQVLTDLGAWVNSDQTLGITEYKGEVKTEAETGKMYADIYTVRYADRMTTKFSTDNLRSSEIIELRKIWADIQAISTLPLTILEGENEVQFENYNDFYTHVMESTKKGIYIQRYKGLGEMNPEQLWETTLNKENRTLLKVTIDDAVAADETFSILMGEMVEPRRQFIHDNALLARSLDV